The following are from one region of the Aspergillus luchuensis IFO 4308 DNA, chromosome 4, nearly complete sequence genome:
- a CDS encoding Zn(II)2Cys6 transcription factor (COG:S;~EggNog:ENOG410PQHJ;~InterPro:IPR036864,IPR007219,IPR001138;~PFAM:PF00172,PF04082;~go_function: GO:0000981 - DNA-binding transcription factor activity, RNA polymerase II-specific [Evidence IEA];~go_function: GO:0003677 - DNA binding [Evidence IEA];~go_function: GO:0008270 - zinc ion binding [Evidence IEA];~go_process: GO:0006351 - transcription, DNA-templated [Evidence IEA];~go_process: GO:0006355 - regulation of transcription, DNA-templated [Evidence IEA]), producing MSSHASRRRVAIACNSCRIKRTRCDGQFPTCSRCFETVSECTYDHRSDRRKPPSKRYVEALLSRIGVLERRLYQLQSSDARHIQAVPVPQSNIVTGGEVTQPALVTSSETSDLIRDLTQLYGHLDIAEDGHLRYFGAPSYFNLLRRSQYHPRMTDSASDSSDSKDEYHEISSGLTADVQSELLAHFWTWQNSWQYLVHKRKFCDAIANGVYDTYCTPLLLQCVLALAARYSDRVEVRDSPDMPETAGNALAEQAKAILHFEMESPTTSTVASLAILALREMSVNKEALGWTYVGMAIRIAYNLGLNHDCAAWVEQGKITEDEAEIRKITWWGCFLLDKLFVVALGRTGMISQRDISVSKPSLLPEMEYHSWMSDGPITGISIPVSHSVSNMNNTCEIFEIACPALEEMYAPNSRLSLSEKEAMATKTYVEISHFYDHLPGILKLPASAKTARPAHVYSLHLQYYVIVILLHRPFLRDNDRDSLEGYNKLCWDAAGQVTAIMRAYRAHYSLRRIPISTIHVVGTASIIHLLVATSQKGTIAQTAARLLKFNIACLHEMSQAWTWSLRAIRSLQILAEDWLELAKPQTRHSTCAELPASPSQQNPEDFESEVLEWLTDIENISRHPTRSLVLDHYSWPMGFFRFDPSSKG from the exons ATGTCGAGTCACGCCAGTCGGAGGCGTGTCGCAATTGCTTGTAATTCCTGTCGTATCAAGAGAACACGG TGTGACGGTCAGTTCCCCACATGTTCAAGATGTTTCGAAACTGTCAGTGAGTGCACGTACGACCATCGATCAGACCGGCGCAA ACCGCCGAGTAAGAGGTATGTTGAGGCATTACTTTCCCGCATTGGGGTCCTGGAACGCAGGCTATATCAGCTGCAATCCTCAGATGCTCGACACATTCAGGCGGTTCCAGTCCCACAAAGTAATATTGTGACCGGCGGAGAAGTCACGCAGCCAGCATTGGTAACGTCCTCGGAAACAAGTGATCTCATCCGTGATTTGACTCAGCTATACGGTCATCTTGACATTGCTGAGGATGGGCATCTTCGCTATTTCGGGGCACCTAGTTATttcaacctcctccgccgctccCAGTATCACCCGAGGATGACCGACAGTGCGAGTGATTCTTCCGATTCGAAGGATGAGTACCACGAGATCTCCTCTGGTCTAACGGCGGACGTGCAAAGTGAATTGCTAGCTCATTTCTGGACCTGGCAGAATTCCTGGCAGTATTTGGTGCACAAACGAAAGTTTTGCGATGCTATTGCAAATGGTGTTTATGATACCTACTGCACTCCTCTGCTACTACAATGTGTCTTGGCCCTCGCCGCTCGATACTCGGATCGAGTAGAAGTTCGAGATTCGCCGGATATGCCAGAGACGGCTGGTAATGCGTTGGCGGAACAGGCGAAGGCCATCCTACATTTTGAAATGGAAAGCCCGACCACCTCGACCGTAGCCTCGCTTGCAATTCTTGCTCTGAGGGAAATGTCTGTCAATAAGGAAGCTCTGGGGTGGACATATGTGG GGATGGCGATTCGGATTGCTTATAATCTCGGCTTGAATCACGACTGTGCCGCCTGGGTCGAACAAGGGAAGATCACTGAAGACGAGGCAGAGATCAGGAAGATCACCTGGTGGGGATGCTTTTTGCTAGACAA GCTTTTTGTCGTAGCACTCGGTCGTACAGGGATGATTTCACAACGAGACATATCTGTGTCAAAACCATCACTACTCCCGGAGATGGAATATCACTCTTGGATGAGCGACGGGCCCATTACAGGCATTTCCATCCCCGTGTCCCACTCTGTTTCGAACATGAATAACACTTGCGAAATATTCGAGATTGCGTGCCCTGCGCTAGAAGAGAT GTATGCCCCCAACAGTCGTCTGAGCTTATCTGAAAAGGAAGCTATGGCAACGAAAACGTATGTGGAGATCAGTCATTTTTATGACCACCTTCCCGGAATCCTGAAACTTCCAGCATCGGCTAAAACTGCCCGGCCGGCACATGTTTATTCACTTCA TCTGCAATATTACGTTATCGTGATTCTGCTTCATCGCCCATTTCTTCGAGATAACGACCGAGACTCACTAGAGGGTTACAATAAGCTTTGCTGGGATGCCGCCGGGCAGGTCACAGCCATCATGAGAGCTTACCGCGCACACTACTCACTT AGACGAATTCCAATCTCTACAATCCATGTAGTTGGAACGGCGTCCATCATCCACTTGCTCGTGGCCACGTCACAGAAAGGCACTATTGCTCAAACAGCGGCAAGATTGCTCAAATTCAACATCGCATGTCTGCATGAAATGTCTCAAGCTTGGACCTGGAGTTTAAGAGCCATCAGATCCCTCCAAATTCTAGCGGAAGATTGGTTGGAGCTGGCTAAGCCACAGACACGTCATTCCACTTGTGCAGAACTTCCCGCTTCTCCCAGTCAGCAAAATCCGGAGGATTTTGAAAGTGAAGTATTGGAGTGGCTAACGGATATTGAAAATATCTCGCGCCATCCGACTAGGTCGTTGGTGCTTGACCATTATTCATGGCCTATGGGATTCTTCCGAtttgatccatcatccaaagGCTGA
- a CDS encoding uncharacterized protein (CAZy:AA3;~COG:E;~EggNog:ENOG410PG0A;~InterPro:IPR007867,IPR000172,IPR036188,IPR029058;~PFAM:PF00732;~TransMembrane:1 (o795-815i);~go_function: GO:0016614 - oxidoreductase activity, acting on CH-OH group of donors [Evidence IEA];~go_function: GO:0050660 - flavin adenine dinucleotide binding [Evidence IEA];~go_process: GO:0055114 - oxidation-reduction process [Evidence IEA]) has product MTTTEGHRPDDYPHLTSPFRSMRAQYDVVVVGSGYGAGVAASQMARAGKSVAVLELGWERRPGSFPYSLFQCLGDLNISGISRWRLPDEPTRLFQLILGDGQHALVARALGGCSLINAGVFLEADRETLQMSVWPSEIRNDTSVLRPYYSRAAEMLQPSPYPEDHPRLLKLEAIQTQAEWLGKAVSFYRTPLTTFFRRERNHVGVMMQENCGSGNESTGLDDGSKNTVATTYLADAWNWGAEIFCGCEVRYIEQEPNQEGYVVYFAWHGRGRSAFGEEVKTQLFWVKANELCFLGAGALGTTEILLRSKDYGLPISPMVGRKMSGNGDMLVFGYNSDSKVNGISEAASGPANRPGPTVTGVVDRRGLSPGDALAGYVIEDGCIPKALSPLIQAMLVLQTIRFPAPWSISESISRFGETISKFKLLPFKLYKVRGAMQRTSTYLVMSHDSNELTLTLKDGRPILHGPGEGRSENFSNIRYALGYVISRAGGKIGSSLLRGRDREEVTVHPLGGANMSSTGTGRGGVTNHLGQVYKGHGSATHEGLVCCDASVIPTALGVNPLATITALAERSIDLIAKKRQFYIDTDTPNGRLDVYSQPMVSRRVEHGFQKAAVDQAPLSIGWQFSEVLNGHIYMQSNDLDSDACETLGRSSSCTMRMFLTIEICRRIDTFGLQYEGICTGTVACRGLSRGPMRVVDGRIRFFFPSKKQAESTALRYSLRLLSLEDISYKLEGYKEIDSTSAISIRGMWEATTKVNVHITRDDEMKVGAGVLRISWPSFRRQMRSFRATVPFRVRLVSVLVLFLAYFALQLVVVFLRPFAPARKSRRSPHPSPGPKQQPFNTTILRTEDGVTVRLQEYEPLPNINEAIKGEYLGSQPVLFIPGVTGNAAHSTFALPYLRCNMVEYFTARGCRCYVLTPRWGSDAKTSAQCTVYDCRLDIAAALQHILHEQKRKPYVIAHCQGSVALAMGLLDGTIKRTHILGITANAVFMTQVLAYWNSLKAATPALIRLYEFISGTHYPIGSSDGNKPIHKVLDILLRIYPVENRRDICTSTHCHRTTFAFGLCWNHNNLDADIHDNVGQFFADTHTKLLEHVTRMGTHGACLDNDLRPLLTDRNLRNLQDIPILFMSGTVNQVFKPESTLRDYEMLRRRFGEHLYRRFLVEGYGHLDPVIGKNAANDVYWRVFEHVKWCVQGQRGTKT; this is encoded by the exons ATGACTACGACAGAGGGGCACCGACCGGATGATTACCCTCACCTCACCAGTCCGTTCAGGTCAATGAGGGCCCAGTACGATGTGGTCGTTGTCGGGTCGGGATATGGCGCTGGGGTCGCGGCGAGTCAAATGGCTCGAGCAGGAAAGAGCGTCGCAGTCCTTGAATTGGGTTGGGAGAGACGTC CGGGCTCGTTCCCGTATTCCCTCTTTCAATGTTTGGGGGATCTCAACATCTCGGGCATTTCCCGATGGCGGTTGCCAGACGAACCCACTCGCCTGTTTCAGCTTATTCTGGGGGATGGGCAGCATGCTCTTGTCGCTCGTG CACTGGGCGGCTGCTCACTCATCAATGCAGGCGTCTTTCTCGAAGCCGATCGAGAGACTCTGCAGATGAGTGTATGGCCCTCAGAGATACGAAACGACACATCTGTACTTCGACCGT ACTACTCGCGCGCGGCAGAGATGCTACAGCCTTCACCATATCCAGAAGATCATCCACGCCTTTTGAAGCTTGAAGCTATTCAGACACAAGCTGAATGGCTAGGCAAGGCAGTAAGTTTCTACCGCACGCCACTGACAACATTCTTTCGTCGAGAGCGCAACCATGTCGGCGTCATGATGCAGGAGAATTGCGGTTCAGGAAATGAAAGTACCGGTCTAGATGATGGATCCAAAAACACCGTTGCTACCACTTACCTTGCAGATGCCTGGAACTGGGGTGCTGAGATCTTTTGCGGATGCGAGGTACGGTATATAGAGCAGGAACCTAACCAAGAAGGCTACGTGGTGTACTTTGCGTGgcatgggagagggaggtcgGCTTTTGGTGAAGAAGTCAAGACCCAGTTGTTTTGGGTCAAAGCT AACGAGTTGTGTTTCCTTGGGGCTGGCGCTTTGGGGACAACGGAGATCTTGCTTCGCTCAAAAGACTACGGTCTGCCAATTTCACCCATGGTGGGAAGGAAAATGTCAGGGAATGGGGACATGTTGGTCTTTG GATACAACAGCGACTCGAAGGTGAACGGCATCTCAGAGGCGGCATCAGGCCCTGCGAACCGACCAGGTCCAACAGTCACCGGCGTTGTGGATCGAAGAGGATTATCCCCAGGGGATGCGCTCGCCGGTTATGTGATTGAAGACGGTTGCATACCAAAAGCGTTGAGTCCGCTAATTCAAGCCATGCTTGTCCTGCAAACCATACGTTTTCCAGCTCCATGGTCAATTTCGGAGAGCATATCTCGGTTTGGGGAAACAATTTCCAAGTTCAAGTTGCTTCCATTCAAACTATATAAAGTGAGAGGCGCTATGCAACGCACGTCGACCTATCTAGTCATGTCACACGACAGTAACGAACTTACACTCACCTTGAAAGACGGTCGACCGATTCTACATGGTCCTGGAGAAGGACGGTCTGAGAATTTTTCCAACATCCGATACGCTCTGGGCTATGTCATTAGCCGAGCAGGAGGGAAGATAGGATCTTCACTATTGCGTG GTCGTGACCGGGAAGAAGTCACTGTCCACCCCCTCGGGGGTGCCAATATGAGTAGCACTGGCACAGGTCGTGGAGGTGTCACTAATCATCTAGGCCAGGTGTATAAAGGCCATGGAAGTGCGACACATGAAGGCCTTGTGTGCTGCGATGCCTCGGTTATACCAACTGCATTGG GCGTGAATCCTTTGGCTACAATAACCGCGCTTGCCGAGCGATCTATCGATTTGATTGCCAAAAAGCGACAGTTTTACATCGATACTGACACTCCAAACGGAAGACTCGACGTCTATTCGCAACCGATGGTATCAAGGAGGGTAGAGCATGGCTTTCAGAAGGCGGCTGTGGATCAGGCACCATTATCAATTGGGTGGCAGTTCTCCGAGGTCCTCAATGGACACATATATATGCAATCGAATGATTTGGACTCTGACGCATGCGAAACACTGGGTCGCAGTTCGTCGTGCACCATGCGCATGTTTCTTACCATCGAAATTTGTCGAAGAATAG ATACTTTTGGGTTACAGTATGAAGGCATATGCACCGGAACAGTGGCCTGTCGTGGACTATCCAGAGGTCCGATGAGAGTAGTCGATGGCAGGATTCggtttttctttccctcaaAAAAGCAAGCAGAGTCAACGGCTTTGAGGTACTCACTTCGGCTTCTTTCACTTGAAGACATCAGTTACAAGCTCGAAGGATACAAAGAGATTGATTCAACCTCTGCAATCTCCATTCGCGGAATGTGGGAGGCGACCACTAAGGTCAATGTTCATATCACTCGAGATGACGAGATGAAAGTAGGAGCGGGTGTCCTCCGCATATCATGGCCGTCTTTCCGACGACAGATGAGATCATTCAGGGCAACTGTTCCTTTCAGAGTCAGACTAGTTTCAGTCTTAGTCCTTTTCCTGGCCTACTTTGCTCTCCAGCTTGTCGTGGTATTCCTTCGACCTTTTGCGCCGGCTCGCAAGTCTCGCCGctcccctcatccttcccctgGCCCAAAACAGCAGCCCTTCAATACAACAATCCTTAGAACAGAGGATGGAGTCACTGTACGCTTACAGGAGTACGAGCCGTTGCCGAACATCAACGAGGCTATCAAAGGCGAATACCTCGGGTCTCAGCCAGTCTTATTCATCCCGGGAGTCACCGGTAATGCTGCACATAGCACCTTTGCGCTTCCATATCTGCGATGCAACATGGTCGAGTATTTCACAGCACGCGGATGTCGATGCTACGTCTTGACACCTCGCTGGGGCAGCGATGCTAAAACATCCGCGCAATGCACTGTTTACGACTGCCGCCTCGATATCGCAGCGGCGTTACAACATATTCTCCATGAACAAAAGCGGAAACCATATGTGATAGCCCACTGCCAAGGCTCCGTGGCACTCGCAATGGGTCTACTGGACGGTACCATTAAACGCACACACATACTCGGTATCACAGCCAACGCCGTATTCATGACGCAGGTCCTAGCCTACTGGAACTCACTGAAggccgccacaccagccctGATCCGGCTATACGAGTTCATCTCTGGCACACACTACCCAATTGGGTCGTCCGACGGCAACAAACCCATCCATAAAGTCCTTGACATTCTCCTCCGAATTTACCCCGTCGAAAACCGCCGAGACATCTGCACCTCGACACATTGCCATCGCACGACATTTGCATTCGGCTTGTGCTGGAACCACAATAACCTCGACGCTGACATACATGACAACGTTGGCCAGTTCTTTGCAGATACGCATACCAAGCTCCTCGAGCATGTTACCCGCATGGGAACGCATGGAGCGTGCTTGGACAATGACCTGCGTCCGCTCCTCACCGATCGGAATCTTCGTAATCTGCAGGATATTCCGATCTTGTTTATGTCAGGTACGGTTAACCAGGTGTTCAAGCCTGAGTCGACTCTACGGGATTATGAGATGCTAAGACGTCGGTTCGGGGAGCATCTCTATCGTCGGTTCTTGGTTGAGGGTTATGGTCATTTGGATCCGGTTATCGGGAAGAATGCAGCGAATGATGTTTATTGGAGGGTGTTTGAGCATGTTAAGTGGTGTGTTCAGGGGCAGAGGGGTACGAAGACTTGA
- a CDS encoding uncharacterized protein (InterPro:IPR004875;~PFAM:PF03184;~go_function: GO:0003676 - nucleic acid binding [Evidence IEA]) — protein MLEIPQGRTQKTIISKKSLQHKASRLLALSEDWVSTIECCNTGGRVLAPYVIFKGNAVESSRKKMIRDKKAQVGCEEKGFSNERHQLKWLTRTFIPQTAVSQNTLSQRGTSSNRAIRLLLLDGHSSPVSFELFLPKY, from the coding sequence ATGCTTGAGATTCCACAAGGCCGCACCCAGAAGACCATCATTTCCAAAAAGTCACTCCAACATAAAGCCAGTAGATTACTCGCGCTCAGCGAAGACTGGGTCTCTACGATTGAGTGTTGCAATACGGGTGGCCGGGTACTTGCTCCTTATGTCATTTTCAAAGGGAATGCGGTCGAGTCTTCTAGGAAAAAGATGATCCGTGACAAGAAAGCACAGGTGGGATGTGAAGAGAAAGGCTTCAGCAATGAAAGACATCAGTTGAAGTGGTTGACTAGAACATTCATACCACAAACAGCGGTTTCTCAGAACACTCTATCTCAACGTGGCACATCATCGAATCGAGCCATACGTTTGCTCCTGCTAGATGGACACTCTTCTCCTGTCTCATTTGAGCTTTTCCTACCCAagtactaa
- a CDS encoding uncharacterized protein (InterPro:IPR007889;~PFAM:PF05225;~go_function: GO:0003677 - DNA binding [Evidence IEA]), producing MEDTVDRLDDAFRAPSPLLSRCVSCESPPPSGEVDCPLLDATLDEAIESLRNGEIASLHEAAVRYAVSDSLLYTRYYRKEPSQWPAPFGILVNLVRQMDLEFVSILFNGFNQGSRLRRTLSAKLEMLYTNENAIRYI from the exons ATGGAGG ACACAGTTGACAGACTGGACGATGCTTTCCGCGCACCTTCCCCTCTGCTGTCTCGCTGTGTCTCTTGCGAgtcaccacctccatcagGAGAAGTTGACTGCCCGCTACTGGATGCAACATTAGACGAAGCCATTGAGAGCTTACGCAATGGCGAGATTGCCTCGCTACATGAAGCAGCAGTGCGCTACGCAGTCTCGGATTCACTTTTATATACCCGGTACTATCGGAAAGAACCGAGCCAGTGGCCCGCACCTTTCGGGATCCTTGTAAACTTAGTGAGGCAGATGGACCTAGAGTTTGTCAGTATATTGTTCAATGGCTTCAATCAGGGTTCCCGACTTCGCCGCACCTTGTCCGCGAAGCTGGAAATGCTCTACACAAACGAAAATGCGATTCGTTATATCTGA